The DNA sequence GTTGTGTGGTTATTTTCATATTTTTGAGGAATATACGTGGCAGTGCGATAATGGCAATATCCATGCCGGTATCAGTGATATTCACATTTGCAGTATTATATGTAAATGGTCTTACCTTGAATATTATCTCCATGGCAGGACTTGCTCTGGCGATAGGAATGCTGGTGGATAATTCAGTGGTAGTACTGGAGAATATATATCGACATCGAGAAGAAGGTTATTCCAAAGCCGAAGCAGCCAGCAAGGGTGCTCATGAAGTTACAAATGCCATTGTGGCATCAACAATAACTACCATATTTGTATTTGTACCAGTATTGTTTGTGCCAGGGATAACGGGTCAGATATTTGGAGATATGGTGATAACCATTACCTGCTCGCTGGCAGTATCACTGATAGTCGCGCTCACTTTAGTACCCATGCTGTCATCACGTTTGATCCGTACTCAGGCTCAAGAGGATGCCAGGAAGCAGAGTAAACTGGTGAAAGTCCTTAATAGATTTTTTAACTGGCTGGAAATTAATTATGCTAAAGTGCTGCATTGGGCAATCAATAATAAGCGGAAGGTACTCGTGTCAGTATTCTTACTGTTCATAGGTTCGCTGGCTTTGATCCCGGTTATAGGTGGAGAATTCATGCCTGAGACAGATCAGGGTCATATCCAGATCTATGTGGAAGCAAGACGAGGGACACCATATGAGGAGATGGAACAATTGGCTTTACAGGTGGAAACAGCTATGCGGGATGCTGTACCAGAGATAGAATCATCTTATTTGAGGTTTGGATCACAGGAAGGCTTAATGGCATTTGATTCCACGCCCAATAATATGGAAATACATTTGAAATTGAAAGATGAAAGCCTCAGGGAGCGAAGCCAGAAGGAGATTGAAGAGACGATCAGAGAGGATTTTGATAAAATTGCCGGAATCACCTATCGGATAACCCAGGGTGGTATGATGGGCAATGAGAAGGCGATCGAGGTGAAACTGATCGGAAATGATCTTACAAAAGGTGAAGAGCTGGCAGATCAGATATTTCAGAAAATGCAGAAAGTGAAGGGATTTGTGGATGTTGAGAAGAGCATCAAAGAGCAATCTCCCCAATTGGAAGTAAATCTCAGGCAGGATGTGATGAATGAATATGGATTATCTGCCATGCAGGTGGCGAGTATAATTTCATATTCTATTCAGGGAGTTACTGCTCAGCGTTATCGAGAAGAAGGAGATGAATATAATATCTTTGTTCGGCTTGATAAGCGTTATCGCAATGATCGAGAAGCATTGGAACAATTGATGATCCCTACAATGACAGGTGCTAATATTCCTTTGCGACAATTGGGTACAATAGAAGAGACTATATCACCACCTACTATCAGCAGGGAGAATCAGGAACGGTTTGTCAGCGTTAATTGCAATCTGGACAGGAAACTGGATTTGAATAAGGCAACACGTTATATTAATGAAATATTAAAGGATACTCCAATTCCTAATGAATTTACCGTATTGATAGGTGGACAGGCAGAGGATCAGCAGGAATCTAATTTCTGGCTGATGATAGCTTTTGCTGTAGCAGTTTTACT is a window from the Candidatus Stygibacter australis genome containing:
- a CDS encoding efflux RND transporter permease subunit; the encoded protein is CVVIFIFLRNIRGSAIMAISMPVSVIFTFAVLYVNGLTLNIISMAGLALAIGMLVDNSVVVLENIYRHREEGYSKAEAASKGAHEVTNAIVASTITTIFVFVPVLFVPGITGQIFGDMVITITCSLAVSLIVALTLVPMLSSRLIRTQAQEDARKQSKLVKVLNRFFNWLEINYAKVLHWAINNKRKVLVSVFLLFIGSLALIPVIGGEFMPETDQGHIQIYVEARRGTPYEEMEQLALQVETAMRDAVPEIESSYLRFGSQEGLMAFDSTPNNMEIHLKLKDESLRERSQKEIEETIREDFDKIAGITYRITQGGMMGNEKAIEVKLIGNDLTKGEELADQIFQKMQKVKGFVDVEKSIKEQSPQLEVNLRQDVMNEYGLSAMQVASIISYSIQGVTAQRYREEGDEYNIFVRLDKRYRNDREALEQLMIPTMTGANIPLRQLGTIEETISPPTISRENQERFVSVNCNLDRKLDLNKATRYINEILKDTPIPNEFTVLIGGQAEDQQESNFWLMIAFAVAVLLVYMVMASQFESLIDPFIIFFTIPLSLIGVFLILFLTGTKLSIMSLVGVVMLVGIAVNNGIVLVDYINQLRERGLGVFEAVEKAGKARMRPVLMTAFTTIFGMIPLALEIGSGAEMWAPLARSVIGGLFTTTILTLVVIPVIYIVVEYLGSKKTRKRVQEIKG